The proteins below come from a single Takifugu rubripes chromosome 10, fTakRub1.2, whole genome shotgun sequence genomic window:
- the LOC105416975 gene encoding mucin-17 isoform X1, which yields MSTSEAGALGGVAAGEPRPPPDGSDAAARTERERHDERLGGNFLRENRHFSQIPNGHPWHPSAIRREDTHKAGLLAAPPLRQPEAACCSQSQLPAQPVRSRFTSSLFFRLGCNLKDPCLNSSTVTSRADTDGVLCQVNGHTEAVTSAASDRPPAEKKDVNGLVCRGGVSPREREELRMIPAGPQLRTGTTSVDRQGPLGCSADPSTAMLSSTVVTVLAPHRSGRQRRFKRSEENGISEAHDGTNSGQPPSAGTRGQVRTPFSSTRQNTVGCTTTVDYESRRKMTQTASLDVNSARMEKREAAATNPLSPLSLEPPDRRATPQTGLQGGPPLSLKPTSSSLLLSLRRSNCNDRNTINAAPTLSEKNLLSQRTPDHNGQAHQEGPSISYRTDENGPVCSPPSSRTHLLSASPTIRGTPFTQQAQANISADSSPRHVARDHYPLIHPVPRRTTLTSTSWWKQVSQDCGAPLTATDAFNNNTLLASPRKVQSDFASPSRTDTSWLGDPVHNNRAINHTTPALESCMKTQGGTRNLTQTKNEASTHHKSELAFKQQFETSSNVKEALKSHSLPGVSPGSKISRAAEQTTSKGFTKIYINNGHSAANASELQPPLLTATSCDPISWRYPKYSQASSHHTVPQTFTKPSASVSTNTREASSSLPVTSDTASVPSHNIQASSNGGAFLQTPKLSRPFNTSPLGFERSYASIPFHPKPVSTLIPTVSAYPKTSYSPVPTASTTPPHNRCGPATACSTSPLSPSVAPALPSTPTTITSSLLTPPATPIISSPSYSGSMSPNEGRTLSSSLEKDSKNKNARAEGKKARRVTWEDSVDVQQSQKDRTGKAEQAKSPADTPPSRPSVSPKAPSIFNLLRSSNPSANASPVCSRTPKISSILVGKPGKYRSLSSDSADLASRRKETFELTPSDCTASNQGRHTLTTSRHERTLSLESGTAHLGSSGSLSLPPELSYKHRYTSPPYTALMSTRTAQKEVKVPTPRLLLTQQPLQPNNYGRLSTPTDPTGRSAFPVAKPVQSPIGPPQPQPSPFQTKASTSDRWGASGKDQDNKNHNGNKYQDHQNGQILPVNSRVQVIPQSHGSLSALITETLVYSIKPKTDVSTSPKIPLNPVGHPANPPVSQESHLSPRPALGRSNRAEDLPDQDSNGNSLTGPQTPEDENSKKGSREGLLGKSRFFSMETSNEQIQKRGRFALKRSTSTPNANLSRSDSDRSNKTNNKMDQMVNRLKKTFSTRRSEDDLSFPWKWRRTSQTPSVSGSSEAGSVSVDATDSPKSVATQEQELPSKEKEAEDISRWTPPRSTLTPPSESTKAWGGVCSWSGKSSPKESSPIEQMCVNQPHNPTTHHFDYFLSCSDAGPGRGPVSPAGKSTPSPRSPFSPFPSLSPVSSIPSSDITDDVFYSPKLPRRREPASPCEPGEGFSLAGLRRGRASTGPLSSSPSLEPEYSSCADLKYGIEPGRSYSVSSILSSRPSGPGRISTGSRVMSVGNLCESALTYAGKHQDLDLLAPDWARVSKGFQMYCANGPSKIRSRSLPRSLTKCFSSWNSGETLMAKPGHFVGPNISVSHFTWDAGGPPTPPPTPPLSPVSRQMSKPPSLSSPIFPVSPMDGPSRGHLPARGRVSRLGTFEEFSDNSSETTTDDEYYLETSEEEEKETEL from the exons AGAACGCCACGATGAAAGACTCGGTGGAAACTTCCTGCGGGAGAATCGTCACTTCAGTCAAATCCCGAACGGACATCCGTGGCATCCTTCTGCCATCAGACGGGAAGACACACACAAAG CAGGCCTGTTAGCAGCACCGCCGCTGAGACAACCGGAGGCGGCCTGCTGCAGCCAGTCACAGCTTCCTGCTCAGCCGGTCAGATCCAGGTTCacgtcctccctcttcttcagaCTCGGCTGCAATCTCAAGGATCCGTGTTTAAACAG TTCGACTGTAACATCTCGTGCCGACACAGACGGCGTCCTCTGTCAG GTTAACGGACACACAGAAGCAGTAACCAGCGCTGCCAGTGATCGTCCACCAGCTGAGAAGAAAGATGTAAATGGACTCGTTTGCAGAGGGGGCGTCAGCCCGCGGGAGCGTGAAGAACTGCGCATGATTCCAGCTGGGCCACAATTAAGAACTGGAACTACGTCTGTGGACAGACAGGGACCCCTCGGGTGCTCCGCTGATCCCAGTACAGCCATGCTGTCGTCCACGGTGGTCACCGTTCTTGCCCCGCACCGGAGTGGCCGACAGAGACGCTTCAAAAGATCTGAGGAAAACGGCATTTCGGAGGCGCACGATGGGACCAACAGTGGTCAGCCGCCGTCAGCCGGGACTCGAGGTCAGGTGAGGACGCCGTTTTCAAGCACCAGGCAAAACACTGTGGGATGTACGACAACTGTGGATTATGaaagcaggaggaaaatgaCTCAGACGGCGTCTTTGGATGTAAACTCAGCAAGAATGGAGAAAAGAGAGGCAGCTGCCACGAACCCTttatctcctctctcccttGAGCCACCTGATCGGAGAGCAACGCCACAAACTGGTCTCCAGGGAGGGCCACCTCTGAGCTTGAAACCAACAAGCAGCAGTTTGCTTTTGTCTCTAAGAAGATCAAATTGTAATGACAGGAACACTATAAATGCAGCCCCCACCCTGTCTGAGAAAAACCTACTGTCTCAGAGGACACCTGATCATAACGGACAAGCACACCAAGAGGGTCCATCCATTTCTTACAGGACAGATGAAAACGGGCCCGTCTGCTCCCCTCCATCCTCTAGGACGCACTTGCTTTCAGCCTCGCCCACAATCAGAGGCACCCCCTTTACGCAACAGGCTCAAGCTAACATCTCTGCCGACTCCTCGCCCAGACACGTTGCACGTGACCATTATCCCCTTATTCACCCTGTCCCGAGAAGGACCACCCTTACGTCCACTTCCTGGTGGAAGCAAGTTTCTCAGGACTGCGGTGCCCCGCTAACGGCCACTGATGCTTTTAATAACAACACCCTCTTGGCTTCACCTCGTAAAGTTCAAAGTGACTTTGCCTCTCCGAGTCGGACCGACACCAGTTGGCTTGGTGATCCAGTCCACAATAATAGAGCCATAAATCACACCACACCAGCTCTGGAAAGTTGTATGAAGACACAGGGTGGAACTCGCAACCTTACACAAACAAAAAACGAGGCGTCAACTCACCATAAATCAGAATTGGCTTTCAAACAGCAATTTGAAACCAGTTCAAACGTCAAAGAAGCATTAAAGTCTCATAGCTTGCCTGGTGTTTCACCAGGTTCTAAAattagcagagctgcagaacagACAACAAGTAAAGGTTTTACCAAGATTTACATCAATAATGGTCATTCAGCAGCAAATGCAAGCGAATTACAGCCTCCTTTGCTGACCGCCACAAGCTGTGACCCCATCTCCTGGAGGTACCCTAAATATTCTCAAGCCAGTTCTCACCACACCGTCCCTCAAACATTTACCAAACCATCGGCCTCCGTTTCGACCAACACCAGAGAAGCTTCCTCGAGTCTCCCCGTAACATCCGATACTGCTTCGGTCCCATCACACAACATTCAAGCTTCTTCCAACGGTGGCGCGTTTCTTCAAACCCCCAAGTTGTCCAGACCATTCAACACCTCGCCTCTCGGCTTTGAAAGGAGCTACGCCTCCATCCCTTTTCACCCTAAACCGGTGTCTACTCTCATCCCCACCGTCAGCGCTTACCCTAAAACAAGCTATAGTCCTGTACCCACAGCTTCCACAACACCTCCACACAACCGTTGTGGACCCGCCACCGCCTGCAGCACATCTCCGCTCTCTCCCTCGGTGGCCCCCGCGCTCCCATCTACTCCCACCACAATCACCAGTTCTCTATTGACGCCCCCGGCAACGCCGATCATCTCCAGCCCCAGCTACTCTGGATCTATGAGCCCAAATGAAGGAAGAACTTTGTCAAGCAGCCTAGAAAAAGACTCTAAAAACAAGAATGCTCGGGCAGAGGGTAAGAAAGCCAGACGGGTCACGTGGGAGGACTCCGTGGACGTTCAACAGTCTCAGAAAGACAGAACTGGAAAGGCCGAGCAGGCCAAATCCCCGGCGGACACTCCTCCTTCCAGACCCTCGGTGAGCCCTAAAGCTCCGAGCATCTTCAACTTGCTAAGATCAAGTAATCCAAGTGCAAATGCTTCTCCTGTTTGTTCCCGAACGCCAAAGATCTCCAGCATACTGGTGGGAAAGCCAGGAAAGTATCGCTCCCTGTCGTCTGATTCCGCTGATTTAGCCTCTAGACGGAAAGAGACATTTGAACTAACTCCCAGCGATTGTACGGCGTCCAACCAGGGGAGACACACCTTAACAACAAGTAGACACGAGAGGACTCTGTCGTTGGAGTCCGGCACGGCTCACTTGGGCTCCTCTGGTTCGCTCTCCCTGCCTCCTGAATTGTCTTATAAGCATCGATACACTTCTCCACCATACACAGCTCTAATGTCCACAAGGACAGCACAGAAAGAAGTTAAGGTCCCAACCCCTCGATTGCTACTGACCCAACAACCCTTACAACCCAACAATTATGGACGTCTGTCCACGCCTACTGACCCAACAGGCCGCTCAGCCTTTCCTGTGGCCAAGCCTGTTCAATCCCCCATCGGCCCCCCACAGCCTCAGCCTTCGCCTTTTCAGACCAAAGCTAGCACTAGTGACCGATGGGGGGCTTCAGGCAAGGACCAAGATAACAAGAACCACAACGGAAATAAATACCAAGATCACCAGAATGGACAGATACTACCAGTCAACAGCAGGGTTCAAGTCATCCCACAGAGTCACGGTTCCCTATCAGCACTCATAACTGAGACGCTGGTTTACAGCATTAAACCTAAGACAGATGTATCTACATCTCCAAAGATCCCGCTGAACCCTGTGGGACATCCTGCAAATCCTCCAGTTTCTCAAGAGTCGCATTTGAGTCCAAGGCCAGCGTTGGGCCGGAGCAACAGAGCTGAAGATCTTCCGGATCAAGACTCCAATGGCAACAGTTTGACAGGACCCCAGACTCCAGAGGATGAAAACTCAAAGAAAGGCTCTAGAGAAGGTTTACTGGGTAAAAGTAGGTTTTTTTCAATGGAGACCAGCAATGAACAAATCCAAAAGAGAGGCCGCTTTGCACTGAAGAGGAGCACGAGTACTCCAAACGCCAACTTGTCAAGGTCAGACTCAGATAGGTCCAACAAGACTAATAACAAAATGGACCAAATGGTCAACAGGCTCAAAAAAACCTTTAGCACCAGGCGGTCTGAGGATGATCTGTCCTTCCCCTGGAAGTGGAGGCGAACCTCCCAGACCCCTTCTGTTAGTGGCTCCAGCGAGGCCGGCAGCGTCAGTGTTGATGCTACTGACAGTCCCAAGAGTGTAGCGACTCAAGAGCAAGAGCTCCCGTCCaaggagaaggaagcagaggACATTAGTAGATGGACACCACCCAGGTCCACTCTCACTCCACCCTCTGAAAGCACAAAGGCTTGGGGCGGGGTTTGCAGCTGGTCTGGCAAATCATCTCCCAAGGAAAGCTCTCCTATCGAGCAAATGTGCGTAAACCAGCCACACAATCCGACAACACATCACTTTGACTACTTCCTCTCTTGCAGTGATGCCGGTCCAGGTCGAGGGCCGGTATCCCCCGCTGGGAAGTCCACCCCCAGCCCCAGAAGTCCGTTTTCCCCATTTCCATCACTTTCTCCAGTCTCCTCAATTCCATCGTCCGACATTACGGACGATGTCTTCTACAGCCCAAAACTGCCCCGACGCAGAGAACCTGCCTCCCCTTGTGAGCCCGGAGAGGGATTCAGCTTAGCGGGTTTGAGGAGAGGTCGGGCATCCACGGGTCCTCTGAGTTCGAGTCCCTCACTAGAACCTGAATACTCGTCCTGTGCTGACCTGAAGTACGGCATTGAGCCGGGAAGGTCCTACTCTGTTAGTTCCATTCTCTCCAGTCGACCTTCAGGACCTGGTCGCATTTCCACTGGCTCCAGAGTCATGAGTGTGGGCAACCTTTGTGAATCTGCATTGACATATGCAGGCAAGCACCaggacctggacctgctggcCCCAGACTGGGCCAGGGTGAGCAAGGGTTTTCAAATGTACTGCGCTAACGGCCCGTCCAAAATAAGGTCAAGATCTCTCCCTCGCTCGCTGACCAAGTGTTTTTCCAGTTGGAACTCTGGAGAGACCTTGATGGCAAAGCCAGGCCACTTTGTGGGCCCAAACATCAGCGTCTCGCACTTCACCTGGGACGCAGGGGGTCCTCCGACCCCTCCTCCCACGCCTCCTCTGTCACCGGTGTCCCGGCAGATGTCCAAACCTCCCAGCCTGTCTTCTCCCATCTTTCCAGTCTCGCCGATGGACGGCCCCTCTAGAGGACATTTACCTGCCAGGGGACGCGTCTCCAGACTGGGCACGTTTGAGGAGTTTTCAGACAACAGTTCAGAGACAACAACGGATGATGAATATTATTTAGAAacaagtgaagaagaagaaaaagagacggAACTCTAA
- the LOC105416975 gene encoding mucin-17 isoform X4, producing MIPAGPQLRTGTTSVDRQGPLGCSADPSTAMLSSTVVTVLAPHRSGRQRRFKRSEENGISEAHDGTNSGQPPSAGTRGQVRTPFSSTRQNTVGCTTTVDYESRRKMTQTASLDVNSARMEKREAAATNPLSPLSLEPPDRRATPQTGLQGGPPLSLKPTSSSLLLSLRRSNCNDRNTINAAPTLSEKNLLSQRTPDHNGQAHQEGPSISYRTDENGPVCSPPSSRTHLLSASPTIRGTPFTQQAQANISADSSPRHVARDHYPLIHPVPRRTTLTSTSWWKQVSQDCGAPLTATDAFNNNTLLASPRKVQSDFASPSRTDTSWLGDPVHNNRAINHTTPALESCMKTQGGTRNLTQTKNEASTHHKSELAFKQQFETSSNVKEALKSHSLPGVSPGSKISRAAEQTTSKGFTKIYINNGHSAANASELQPPLLTATSCDPISWRYPKYSQASSHHTVPQTFTKPSASVSTNTREASSSLPVTSDTASVPSHNIQASSNGGAFLQTPKLSRPFNTSPLGFERSYASIPFHPKPVSTLIPTVSAYPKTSYSPVPTASTTPPHNRCGPATACSTSPLSPSVAPALPSTPTTITSSLLTPPATPIISSPSYSGSMSPNEGRTLSSSLEKDSKNKNARAEGKKARRVTWEDSVDVQQSQKDRTGKAEQAKSPADTPPSRPSVSPKAPSIFNLLRSSNPSANASPVCSRTPKISSILVGKPGKYRSLSSDSADLASRRKETFELTPSDCTASNQGRHTLTTSRHERTLSLESGTAHLGSSGSLSLPPELSYKHRYTSPPYTALMSTRTAQKEVKVPTPRLLLTQQPLQPNNYGRLSTPTDPTGRSAFPVAKPVQSPIGPPQPQPSPFQTKASTSDRWGASGKDQDNKNHNGNKYQDHQNGQILPVNSRVQVIPQSHGSLSALITETLVYSIKPKTDVSTSPKIPLNPVGHPANPPVSQESHLSPRPALGRSNRAEDLPDQDSNGNSLTGPQTPEDENSKKGSREGLLGKSRFFSMETSNEQIQKRGRFALKRSTSTPNANLSRSDSDRSNKTNNKMDQMVNRLKKTFSTRRSEDDLSFPWKWRRTSQTPSVSGSSEAGSVSVDATDSPKSVATQEQELPSKEKEAEDISRWTPPRSTLTPPSESTKAWGGVCSWSGKSSPKESSPIEQMCVNQPHNPTTHHFDYFLSCSDAGPGRGPVSPAGKSTPSPRSPFSPFPSLSPVSSIPSSDITDDVFYSPKLPRRREPASPCEPGEGFSLAGLRRGRASTGPLSSSPSLEPEYSSCADLKYGIEPGRSYSVSSILSSRPSGPGRISTGSRVMSVGNLCESALTYAGKHQDLDLLAPDWARVSKGFQMYCANGPSKIRSRSLPRSLTKCFSSWNSGETLMAKPGHFVGPNISVSHFTWDAGGPPTPPPTPPLSPVSRQMSKPPSLSSPIFPVSPMDGPSRGHLPARGRVSRLGTFEEFSDNSSETTTDDEYYLETSEEEEKETEL from the coding sequence ATGATTCCAGCTGGGCCACAATTAAGAACTGGAACTACGTCTGTGGACAGACAGGGACCCCTCGGGTGCTCCGCTGATCCCAGTACAGCCATGCTGTCGTCCACGGTGGTCACCGTTCTTGCCCCGCACCGGAGTGGCCGACAGAGACGCTTCAAAAGATCTGAGGAAAACGGCATTTCGGAGGCGCACGATGGGACCAACAGTGGTCAGCCGCCGTCAGCCGGGACTCGAGGTCAGGTGAGGACGCCGTTTTCAAGCACCAGGCAAAACACTGTGGGATGTACGACAACTGTGGATTATGaaagcaggaggaaaatgaCTCAGACGGCGTCTTTGGATGTAAACTCAGCAAGAATGGAGAAAAGAGAGGCAGCTGCCACGAACCCTttatctcctctctcccttGAGCCACCTGATCGGAGAGCAACGCCACAAACTGGTCTCCAGGGAGGGCCACCTCTGAGCTTGAAACCAACAAGCAGCAGTTTGCTTTTGTCTCTAAGAAGATCAAATTGTAATGACAGGAACACTATAAATGCAGCCCCCACCCTGTCTGAGAAAAACCTACTGTCTCAGAGGACACCTGATCATAACGGACAAGCACACCAAGAGGGTCCATCCATTTCTTACAGGACAGATGAAAACGGGCCCGTCTGCTCCCCTCCATCCTCTAGGACGCACTTGCTTTCAGCCTCGCCCACAATCAGAGGCACCCCCTTTACGCAACAGGCTCAAGCTAACATCTCTGCCGACTCCTCGCCCAGACACGTTGCACGTGACCATTATCCCCTTATTCACCCTGTCCCGAGAAGGACCACCCTTACGTCCACTTCCTGGTGGAAGCAAGTTTCTCAGGACTGCGGTGCCCCGCTAACGGCCACTGATGCTTTTAATAACAACACCCTCTTGGCTTCACCTCGTAAAGTTCAAAGTGACTTTGCCTCTCCGAGTCGGACCGACACCAGTTGGCTTGGTGATCCAGTCCACAATAATAGAGCCATAAATCACACCACACCAGCTCTGGAAAGTTGTATGAAGACACAGGGTGGAACTCGCAACCTTACACAAACAAAAAACGAGGCGTCAACTCACCATAAATCAGAATTGGCTTTCAAACAGCAATTTGAAACCAGTTCAAACGTCAAAGAAGCATTAAAGTCTCATAGCTTGCCTGGTGTTTCACCAGGTTCTAAAattagcagagctgcagaacagACAACAAGTAAAGGTTTTACCAAGATTTACATCAATAATGGTCATTCAGCAGCAAATGCAAGCGAATTACAGCCTCCTTTGCTGACCGCCACAAGCTGTGACCCCATCTCCTGGAGGTACCCTAAATATTCTCAAGCCAGTTCTCACCACACCGTCCCTCAAACATTTACCAAACCATCGGCCTCCGTTTCGACCAACACCAGAGAAGCTTCCTCGAGTCTCCCCGTAACATCCGATACTGCTTCGGTCCCATCACACAACATTCAAGCTTCTTCCAACGGTGGCGCGTTTCTTCAAACCCCCAAGTTGTCCAGACCATTCAACACCTCGCCTCTCGGCTTTGAAAGGAGCTACGCCTCCATCCCTTTTCACCCTAAACCGGTGTCTACTCTCATCCCCACCGTCAGCGCTTACCCTAAAACAAGCTATAGTCCTGTACCCACAGCTTCCACAACACCTCCACACAACCGTTGTGGACCCGCCACCGCCTGCAGCACATCTCCGCTCTCTCCCTCGGTGGCCCCCGCGCTCCCATCTACTCCCACCACAATCACCAGTTCTCTATTGACGCCCCCGGCAACGCCGATCATCTCCAGCCCCAGCTACTCTGGATCTATGAGCCCAAATGAAGGAAGAACTTTGTCAAGCAGCCTAGAAAAAGACTCTAAAAACAAGAATGCTCGGGCAGAGGGTAAGAAAGCCAGACGGGTCACGTGGGAGGACTCCGTGGACGTTCAACAGTCTCAGAAAGACAGAACTGGAAAGGCCGAGCAGGCCAAATCCCCGGCGGACACTCCTCCTTCCAGACCCTCGGTGAGCCCTAAAGCTCCGAGCATCTTCAACTTGCTAAGATCAAGTAATCCAAGTGCAAATGCTTCTCCTGTTTGTTCCCGAACGCCAAAGATCTCCAGCATACTGGTGGGAAAGCCAGGAAAGTATCGCTCCCTGTCGTCTGATTCCGCTGATTTAGCCTCTAGACGGAAAGAGACATTTGAACTAACTCCCAGCGATTGTACGGCGTCCAACCAGGGGAGACACACCTTAACAACAAGTAGACACGAGAGGACTCTGTCGTTGGAGTCCGGCACGGCTCACTTGGGCTCCTCTGGTTCGCTCTCCCTGCCTCCTGAATTGTCTTATAAGCATCGATACACTTCTCCACCATACACAGCTCTAATGTCCACAAGGACAGCACAGAAAGAAGTTAAGGTCCCAACCCCTCGATTGCTACTGACCCAACAACCCTTACAACCCAACAATTATGGACGTCTGTCCACGCCTACTGACCCAACAGGCCGCTCAGCCTTTCCTGTGGCCAAGCCTGTTCAATCCCCCATCGGCCCCCCACAGCCTCAGCCTTCGCCTTTTCAGACCAAAGCTAGCACTAGTGACCGATGGGGGGCTTCAGGCAAGGACCAAGATAACAAGAACCACAACGGAAATAAATACCAAGATCACCAGAATGGACAGATACTACCAGTCAACAGCAGGGTTCAAGTCATCCCACAGAGTCACGGTTCCCTATCAGCACTCATAACTGAGACGCTGGTTTACAGCATTAAACCTAAGACAGATGTATCTACATCTCCAAAGATCCCGCTGAACCCTGTGGGACATCCTGCAAATCCTCCAGTTTCTCAAGAGTCGCATTTGAGTCCAAGGCCAGCGTTGGGCCGGAGCAACAGAGCTGAAGATCTTCCGGATCAAGACTCCAATGGCAACAGTTTGACAGGACCCCAGACTCCAGAGGATGAAAACTCAAAGAAAGGCTCTAGAGAAGGTTTACTGGGTAAAAGTAGGTTTTTTTCAATGGAGACCAGCAATGAACAAATCCAAAAGAGAGGCCGCTTTGCACTGAAGAGGAGCACGAGTACTCCAAACGCCAACTTGTCAAGGTCAGACTCAGATAGGTCCAACAAGACTAATAACAAAATGGACCAAATGGTCAACAGGCTCAAAAAAACCTTTAGCACCAGGCGGTCTGAGGATGATCTGTCCTTCCCCTGGAAGTGGAGGCGAACCTCCCAGACCCCTTCTGTTAGTGGCTCCAGCGAGGCCGGCAGCGTCAGTGTTGATGCTACTGACAGTCCCAAGAGTGTAGCGACTCAAGAGCAAGAGCTCCCGTCCaaggagaaggaagcagaggACATTAGTAGATGGACACCACCCAGGTCCACTCTCACTCCACCCTCTGAAAGCACAAAGGCTTGGGGCGGGGTTTGCAGCTGGTCTGGCAAATCATCTCCCAAGGAAAGCTCTCCTATCGAGCAAATGTGCGTAAACCAGCCACACAATCCGACAACACATCACTTTGACTACTTCCTCTCTTGCAGTGATGCCGGTCCAGGTCGAGGGCCGGTATCCCCCGCTGGGAAGTCCACCCCCAGCCCCAGAAGTCCGTTTTCCCCATTTCCATCACTTTCTCCAGTCTCCTCAATTCCATCGTCCGACATTACGGACGATGTCTTCTACAGCCCAAAACTGCCCCGACGCAGAGAACCTGCCTCCCCTTGTGAGCCCGGAGAGGGATTCAGCTTAGCGGGTTTGAGGAGAGGTCGGGCATCCACGGGTCCTCTGAGTTCGAGTCCCTCACTAGAACCTGAATACTCGTCCTGTGCTGACCTGAAGTACGGCATTGAGCCGGGAAGGTCCTACTCTGTTAGTTCCATTCTCTCCAGTCGACCTTCAGGACCTGGTCGCATTTCCACTGGCTCCAGAGTCATGAGTGTGGGCAACCTTTGTGAATCTGCATTGACATATGCAGGCAAGCACCaggacctggacctgctggcCCCAGACTGGGCCAGGGTGAGCAAGGGTTTTCAAATGTACTGCGCTAACGGCCCGTCCAAAATAAGGTCAAGATCTCTCCCTCGCTCGCTGACCAAGTGTTTTTCCAGTTGGAACTCTGGAGAGACCTTGATGGCAAAGCCAGGCCACTTTGTGGGCCCAAACATCAGCGTCTCGCACTTCACCTGGGACGCAGGGGGTCCTCCGACCCCTCCTCCCACGCCTCCTCTGTCACCGGTGTCCCGGCAGATGTCCAAACCTCCCAGCCTGTCTTCTCCCATCTTTCCAGTCTCGCCGATGGACGGCCCCTCTAGAGGACATTTACCTGCCAGGGGACGCGTCTCCAGACTGGGCACGTTTGAGGAGTTTTCAGACAACAGTTCAGAGACAACAACGGATGATGAATATTATTTAGAAacaagtgaagaagaagaaaaagagacggAACTCTAA